ACCATCGCCTGGTTTCGTGTTCAACTTTGTATTGGCGCCTACAGTGCTGTGCCACATTTGAATGTGTTCCCGTTGAGTATTACTTCCATGTGTTGATATGTTtacaaaatcaataaattgtcTCATGGTGTGTCTGGGTCGATCGGGTAATGTGATGCTTCGATAAAGGGGTAAAAAAAGGTTTCGCGATTGAATTCCCTTGCAGTTTgagtggttgtgagtgtgttcaGTTAATGACACCGGCAGTGGGTACAGTTGGGAGTCGTGGgatttggaaaaaaatcaattccccTTTACTTGGAGCTCATGATGTACTCTCATTTTATGGACTATCGCACAAGCTTTATGTTTTGAAGAATATTCTTTCAATTTATGTAGATAATATTCCCGTGAGGATTCAACGTATGcgaatgtcataaaaaaaactataattcCCTTGCAAGTTCGCTTACAACTGCTGATATTTATTCGGGTAGCATTCCGTAGACAGTTCAGAGAAAGGGTTGTGCAGCTAATTAAAATTCCTTTCGCATTTTTCCTGTCGTGTAGCAGTGCTAGCTTTGTTTTAATCGTGTTTTCTCTTTATCCACTTGCAGGTTCGTGTGTTGCACCGTTACATGTCAATTTCGGCTTCAAATTTAACTTCCGCCAATGATGGGTTAGTATTGTGTTTGCAGTTTCCAAAACATGTGATAACCTTAGTAAGAGTTTCAAAAAACGACAGcccccaaaacaaaacttcaaGAAAGCTTCAAAAATGCCATCAGATTAGTCACATTACCGTTTCCTACCGCTTTGTTACTGCGGTGGTGGTGACCTTTGGAAGTCGTGACTCGGGCATTGAACGCTGCACGGTCTGGAGTAGAAAATTAGAATCTCAAGCGCATTGCCgaaataaactgtgcaagggCAAtggacagttttgtttttttgctattggAAACATGCTTTTGCAGGCATTAGCATGTTTTGTTCACACGGCGCATTATAAATGATCGTGGCTACTGGAGCTATGTTCGAACAGTCGGTTTCGTATGTTTGTCGGAATCAAACCATttaatatgcaaaaaaaaaagatgatttGAAAAGCGTGACGCGAAATGCTTTTCGTGACGAATGACAATGAGTATAGCGGTAGCGTGGTAAACGTACGTTTGGCAGCATTTAACATTGTGATTCAGCAAATGTTGCTGTTGATCTTGTGGATGTTGAGGTACAAAACATTGATAGAAATCGATGATGgcgtttatatttatttacaatttcAAAATTCTAATTAAATGCAAATTGAAATTAGCAAATACTTCCGCATCCAAatgctattattattttttataattaataaaaaaaacatatttttaatctTATTTTACGCCCTTCAATCAAATAATATTCTAACTGCTGTCCGATAGAACTCTTATCTATTATACCATTGCGCCTTTTGAGACGAGTATTCACACAGGCAGTGCTCGCGTGGTAGTTAATTTGCTCCCCACTGAACTACTTAATATTCCAAGCAACGTTGAACCTTGTTCAACGAGTGTTAGCATTACTTTTTTCTCAATATGCTATGGCCCTGCTATTGTTgcgaatgtaaaatatttgtcTAGTTCTGGGATCGCTTCTGTGTTGTTAATTGATCAGATTTTTTTGACTGATTGTAATCGAGAAAATACGAGATAGTGAGCATCGTTTCATTGATATTACGCATATAACGCTGAGCTGATTACCATTATTGGAATAACATGAAAAAGcatgtttgttggtttgtttcatCAAAGCTTAGACGAGAACAAAACTTGATACGTGATAACAAACTTGATTGCATCAGGTCTTCGGTGTGAACCTCTGATTCATATTAATCATTTGCGATAATTTGCAGTAAGCTACAGCTTGTCGGTTTTTTATTTCTCGCTTCATTTTTACGATTAAAATTAAGGCGGAACAAACACATATTCTACCGGTGGAATTGTGTGCGCAGTCGTACTCACTGGAGTAAAATTGTTAccagtgaaagtgaaaatagAACTCGTTATTTTGTCAGGCGATTCGATAGAAAAGGTTCTTCTTGCTCTGTCCGTTCATACGCTAGCTGGGATTCGGGTTGGAAGCTTCGCTGGAACACTCTATTTTTCACGCCATCTCGCTGGCTGTTTTGTCACACAACTTCCACCCTACCTTGTTCCCTAGCGTTTGCCACAGCTATAAGATGCCGCCGCCTACCCGAAAACCCGAGAACACATACTTATGCTGACGGGCCGTAAAATCGCAAAAATCTAATTATTCTTCGTatcgtgtgtgtctgtgttttgttttttttttgtttgtgttcgtgGTAATTGCTGAACAGAACCGAAGAGGCTTCCATTGTGTCTTGCGTCCCACCGAATCGCTGTCGATGTGGCGTGTGGCTCAACTGTATGCTGTGTTACGTGTGCGAGGGAATCACGAGAGCGAAGCGGAAGCCTCGGGACATCCCGCGCGCGTCTGCCGAATTGGGGAAACATAATTAAGCCACTGCTTTTCCGACCCAATGCGGACGCGTTTTGCCGGGTGAGCCCTCCGGATCAGGGTGAATTCTTTCCGCTGCTTCCCGtttctcccctcccccccttatCATCACCACTGGGGCATTTTCGCGCTGTGGTAGTGGTGTTACGCTCGCTGATATCTCAAGGCGATATTAATTAACCAAACTTTCGGCGCGCGCTTCGTGCGCGTTGGCAAACATCATCTTTCTTTGACCCTGACGCTCGCATGGATGGGTTCGTTGAAGGCGACTCGAAACTGTCGCCCGATCGTTGCCGTGGCGCTAGGGGAAAGCGTGTGTTCGAATCGCCGCGCCGGTCGGGCGGGGAAAGGAAGCACAAAATTTAATTACTATCTTTATCTAAATTATAGCATTCAATCTCATTAGGCTAGCGGAAGGCGTCGTCGTTCGACACATGCTCTAACCGCTCGAGGGAAAGCGCTAGGAAAAGTGCCTCGCTTGGCAAACTTATAGAAATGTTTGATCGGCAAAATGTTTTCCCATCTctgcaaacagcaacagcagtagcagcagcagctggtggACATCCATTGAGCATATTTCGTTTTCTCGTGGTGAATACAATCACACCTTAAGGCTTAAGCGGAAACTCGACTCCACTGCACCTTTTGGCACTGCTTTTGTACCGAGACAGGGTAATAATTGAACGTGTGCTAATTAAGTTGGTCGATCCTTTGTAAAGGCGTGCGATGGAAAACGGCAAGCCTCCGCCGGCGGTCgactgaccagcgaaatgggCTTCCGGTGCGGTCCAAGATGGAAATAAATATTACCTAATTTACAAAGACGCTTCATGGGCTTCCCGGGACGCAGACGCGTGGCCTAAGAGGTGACGCAGTGCTTTCCGCTTTGTCAAACGACGACGACCGGctgcaaataaaaatcaaaagctCCCGGAACGCTGGGAACCCAATTGCTGGAGATAAGCGAATGCGAATCCCGGGCGTAATCTTATTTCCGTCTCTGGAAGGACAAATGGTGCCAGTGTCTACTTTACGGTTGGTTGCCCTGCCTACGTCGTCTGTGTATTTAcgtgtatatatataaagcGAACCTTCCCGCTCCCACCGCTATCCCCATTTGCCAGCCCTACGAGCGCAACGAGCGCAACGAAAATGGCTCGGTCCCTTCGCGGTCCACTTCAATCTACTGCTCATCACACCGCACCAAAACAACCCTCGGGCCCGGGGCAGCGGTGTGGACCCGGAGGGacacatttctttcccattgtgctgctgctggctagCTGGCTAGCTGGCTGGCTTGCTCAAACTGGCCTCGAGCGGAAGTGGAAAAATGTatgataaatttaattaacataCATTTATCAGCGGCACCAGAAGAGACCTCCGCTGGGACGAACGGCGAACACCCAGAGCGGATGTGGAACAGTGCGgatgtacatgtgtgtgtgtgtgttaaacgtgtgtttgtatgtgtatgttttcgATGGTAACATCCGATGGCGCCCGATGTCCGACCTtcttctgtatgtgtgtgtgtgtgtggcggtcGGTTCGGGTCGTAGATTTCCCAGAAGAGCGATGGGTGCCGGAAAAATTACCTCAGTGGCCAGCGCCGCTTCTGGCGATCCGGTGTCGCCTCCGTTGGGGGAGGACAGAGACAGGGGAAATGTCCTGCGGTGGTCGCAATGAGGATTTCATTCTgttcgctctttttttttctgctgctactgctgctgcctctgtCAAGTGACCTTTTCGTCGCCGTTGTACCTTTGGTCTTTGCTAAGCAACAGTTCCTCACCAATCGTTTGAGCACGGTAGTTCATgcttctgtatgtgtgtgtgtgtgtttggaattTCCCCTGGTGAAATTGTCCGACAGAGAGCGAACGGTTTTTGTGCCACTTGGACAGTGGGGACAAATTTTTAATCAAGTGATTTATTGGATTTGACGCACGGTTTGTGAGCGGTTCCGGTGAACAAGATCCACTTACggcatttgtttgtgtttggggtttttttgttattgtcaATATGATCACCAAACTACCAGCGGTTGAATTGTGGCAGggatttgttttatatttctgTATGTTTCTATTTCGATTTTGTGTGCTATGGCTCTGTGTGAAATACGCTGATCGGTAAATAtacaaatttgaatttttttcgttgcaacatatatttacacaaaagaaagaaatacaGTATCAAATATGGTGGTTCATCTGTTTCTAATCACAAACGTCTGTCAATTGCTAAACTACTGTGCTGGTGCCGTAAAAAGCGTGCCCCACAGCACGTCCGTCATCAGCAATGTATATCATTCGTATCCGTAAAGTAGCCCAAGGCCAAACCCTTGCTGAACGAGTGTTTTAGTGAGATctgttttgttccatgcatGCAGTCCTCTGGGCACAAAAACTGAGGCGCAATAAAGCACAAAAACTAGTTTGTATGCTTCCCAGCATCATGCAGACCAAAACTGGTGCGAACATTATGCGAAAAGCCATCATAAAAGCGAAATGCAACAGCGGCTGTAGCAGCGTACACAGTAGTAGGTACGCTTTTTACGACGTCGTGTTAAATGTGAGAAAGATAGTGCTAGTGATGCAAATTCATGCTATTCGTGTGCGAAACAATCGGGTGCTGCATTTGGTTTGACATTGGCCGCACCACGCTCATCAAGCCGATCGATTTCATGAGGGCTCAGGGCTGTTGCGAGTGCCGTTTTTATTGTGCTGAAACGGACTGTTACGCACGCGATtctaaatttcttttttttaccaatcTGATCATAGTAACCATTATTTATCCTTCCACGTGAAAATAAGATGTTTCTGGAAACACGAATTATCCCGTCCGAACGGATATTCGGGTAAACTTGTGAGGATAAATTTAGTATAAAAGTAGgccatattttaaataaagaagGATTCAAACGCAGAAGCTCTTGGAGTAAAGACGTTTAATTCTAAATATCCGAAATAGGACAGAGCCCCTGGATTTCCGAGCCAAACACCCCCTTCCGTCTGCATAGGCTTCCCAACCTTGGATCAGAagcaactagcgggaaggACTGGTTAGTAGGCGAAGTATcaaatactctgtccactctgctgctgtttgtttctcCTCCGTTACAACCCTGCAACTCTTGCTGAGGGCCAAACCTTCGCGTGGCCTGCCGGAGAAGCTCGGTTCGTAACatttggtggctccagagaggaagaAGATTTCGCGGAAAATTACGATTCCGAAACTATCGGTTCTTGAAAGACGGAAGAAGattgaacagaaaatttcTTTTTCGAAGCTATCGGTTTCTGTGAGAATTTTCTCTACGAAGCATTCGATCTAGAAGTCTGTTGTGTcggagacataatttttctgCTTGTCGAAAGGGAtctgtgtattttttgctgcACAGATATACTAACTTTCAACAATGGCGAGCAGAAGAtcatattttgttgaaaatgaGCAAGGTGCTTGTCGCTTGTGCACTAGGCCAGATGAAATTGATGATATGGTACGCTGCGATGAATGCGACCGTTGGTTTCACGCTTCATGCGTAAAGGTAATACGATTGCCcgatgaagatgaagaatTTGTTTGCGTGAAATGCAGAAACGATAGGGCGGAGTATATGGAAATTTCGCAATCCACAAATCAGGATACAACCCTAAAGGCACTAATTGAAGCGTTGAAAATGAGTGGTTTGACCTCATCAACTCATATCAAACGCATGACCCTCAATAGTTTGCCAAATTTTAATGGTACTTCAAAAGATTGGCCAAAGTTCAAACGTGCCTTTGAAGAAACCACCGAGGAAGGAAGTTTCAGCAATGTAGAAAActtaaatcgtttacaacatgctTTGAAAGGAGAAGCAGAAAGATGTGTTCGTCGATTGTTTCTCGAACCAGACAACGTTCCAATCATTATGAAGAAATTAGAAGAACAGTTCGGGAGACCAGAACAAGTGTATCAAGATTTACTTGGAGAAGTATTAAAGGTTAGAGTCGAGAACCAGATGAAAATACCGGATCTGTCAGATGCTTTGGAAGACATGATCATCAACCTCAAAGCTATTAAAAAAGAGGGATACCTTCAAGACCACAGATTAGTAgatgaattaatttttaaattttcgacCGATAAACAATTGAAATGGATCGAATTTAAGTCTAGCCTtgagaaaaagaacaaaataccAACACTTGAACATTTTAGTGAATGGCTTTATCCGATAGCAGAAAATATCAGAAAATTGCCGAAAAGGAATGAAAGATTTCGACAACCTGTAAACTTTCATCGTCCTCAATTTTCGCCAAATCAACAACGTCCAGcggaaataaacaacaatcgTCCGATGAATCGTCCACCACAACCTCATAATTCTCACCCGATGAACACACAAACCAGACCATTCAATACACGTGTGCGGAACGTTCAACGATTTTTCCAGCCATGTCCATGTTGTCAGGGTTCTCACGCACTATATCGATGTGAACGTTTTAAGAATATTCCGGTACATGAAAGACTAGAAATAGTGGTAAACAGCCAGCAGTGTCAAGCATGTTTGACATCGAATAATCATAGCCAGAACAATTGCAATGCGGCTAGAGAATGCGGTATTCAAGGATGCAGAGAAACCCATCATCAGTTACTGCACACTGGCGACACAGTGCGGATGAATTATCATCAAACAATCCAAAATGTCTACTACCAGATTGTTCCAGTGGTTTTGCGAAACAATAATCACACGTTAGAAACGTACGCATTTTTAGATGCCGGGTCATCTTTAACACTCATCGAAGAGAAtacggcaaataaattgcacttAAACGGTGTAACCGATCCATTAACCCTAACATGGACACAAAACCTATCGGTGCAGGAAAACTGTAGCAGAAGAGTGAGCTGCATGATCAAAGGAATGAACGagaaaaaagaacatttaCTTAATGGTATACGGACTGTGAAAAATCTACAACTGCCAAGTCAAACGTTATCTGGCAGCATATTAGCAGCACGTTATCCGCATCTTAAAGGCATCAAATTATCCGACTACCAGAAAGCTCGTCCAACTGTGCTGATTGGATTAAACCACAGTCATCTTTTAATGCCGGTTGGTCGAAAGATGGGACGACCGGAAGAGCCAATGGCGATTAAAACCAAACTTGGATGGTTGATTTTTGGCATCGACAAAATATGTCTATCAGAAACAAATCACTTAATGATTCACAAGAGCGAGGATTTGATGACTGAAATGATGCGACGATATTTTTCCACCGAAGAGTTTGGCGTTAAACCGGTGAAAACAGTAAAATCTCAAGCATTAGAGAGAGCGGAGACCATCATCGAGAAAACACTGAAGAAAACGGATGGTAGATACGAAGTAGGCTTGCTATGGAGAGATGATAACGTCATATTGCCGAACAGCTATAGCAACGCGCTCCATCGCCTAGCAACGCAAGAGAAACAGCTAGCAAAGGACCCTGGTTTGAAAAATTGGCTGTGCAAAACATTTGAAGAGTACCAGCAGAAAGGATACATACGCAAGCTTACGAAAGAAGAGTTGAAACGGCattcacaaaaaatattttacattcctCACTTTGTGGTAGTGAACAAAAATAAGCCGATACCAAAGCCGAGGTTAGTATTtgacgcagcagcaaaaatcAACGGCGTTTCACTAAATTCACTATTATTAACCGGTCCAGACGAGATGGCATCTTTATTTGGAGTGCTCCTTCGATTCCGTGAAGGAcccatctgtgtgtgtggtgacaTCAAGGAGATGTTTCACCAAGTGAAAATTCGGAAGGAGGATCAAGATGCGCAGCGAATTTTATGGCGTGACGGCGATAGTACCAGAACACCAGATACTTACGTCATGCAGGTTATGACGTTCGGAGCAACTTGCTCACCGGCATGTGCGCAGGTAGTGAAAAATCGCAATGCGGAAGAAAATAGTGAAATGTACCCGTTAGCACTTGAACCAATTCGAAACCAGCATTACGTGGATGATTACCTCGATAGTTTCTTTTCTATGGAAAAGGCGATCAAAACGGTGACTGAGGTGATTCAGGTTCACGAAAATGGTGGATTTCATATAAGAAATTTCATCTCGAATAAGCGAGAGCTAATGGAAGCTATTCCTCAAGAACGACATCAGGTGAAGGCTATCGTCAATATAAAGGAAAAAGACTCGTGTGTCGAGAAGATCCTGGGAGTCCAGTGGAACACACAATTGGATTGCTTCGGGTACAAGGTAGATCTTGGACGAATAAATCTGGAAAAGAAGCCAACCAAAAGAGAAGCTTTGAGCTTCGTAATGAGTGCATATGATCCACTTGGCCTCATTAGTCACATAACCATCCAGGGACGTATTCTAATGCAATCTATCAACGCCGCAACAAATGATTGGGATTCGCAGATTCCTGATAGTTTGCATGGAAAATGGATCGAATGGCTCAAAATGATCACCAGCGTTAAAGATTTAGCCATCCCAAGACCAATTGTTGCTTCAATTATGAATCCAGTTGAAATCCACACATTTGTAGACGCTTCACAGGAAGCATTTGCTGCAGCCGTATATGCAAGAAGCAATTTCAATGGGTGCTTTGTCGTACGACTAGTTGCAGCAAAGTCTAGAGTGGCTCCAACGAAGGCTTTGTCAATACCAAGACTAGAGCTACAAGCAGCAGTTTTAGGAGCCAGATTGACTGCTAGCGTAATTAAGGAGCTTAGATTAACGATTAGTCGTACAATATTCTGGAGTGATTCGAAAATTGTTCTTGCGTGGATTAACAGCGAACATAGAAAGTATGAAGTTTTCGTATCGCATCGTGTAAGTGAAATATTGGACACAACCAGTGCCAACCAATGGAGATGGGTATCCACAAAGGATAATCCAGCCGATATTGCCACGAAAATCACCAGTAATTCGTGGACATGGTACAATGGCCCACAGTTTTTACAAGAGCATGAACGCGACTGGCCTGGAGTACATGAAGTAGGTGAAGAACAGCACATCGTTACCGTGCACAAAGAAACAATTGCTCCAGAATACTATTTTTCATCGTGGGACAAATTGCTGAAGCACCAAACAGTTATGAAAAAATACGTCGATTTCTTGAAGAACCGGAGCAATTTTTCTCGAACCATATCGTACAGGGACATGGAAACGGCTAAACTCTCATTACTGCGAAAAGCTCAGTGGGAAGGTTTTCCTGAAGAGATGGAAGCTCtcgaaaaaagaaaggagaTTTCGAACAAAAGCAGTATTCGAACACTAGTACCGTTTCTAGATGAAAAAGGAATATTAAGATCAAGAGGCCGTCTAGAA
This is a stretch of genomic DNA from Anopheles merus strain MAF chromosome 2R, AmerM5.1, whole genome shotgun sequence. It encodes these proteins:
- the LOC121590583 gene encoding uncharacterized protein LOC121590583, which gives rise to MASRRSYFVENEQGACRLCTRPDEIDDMVRCDECDRWFHASCVKVIRLPDEDEEFVCVKCRNDRAEYMEISQSTNQDTTLKALIEALKMSGLTSSTHIKRMTLNSLPNFNGTSKDWPKFKRAFEETTEEGSFSNVENLNRLQHALKGEAERCVRRLFLEPDNVPIIMKKLEEQFGRPEQVYQDLLGEVLKVRVENQMKIPDLSDALEDMIINLKAIKKEGYLQDHRLVDELIFKFSTDKQLKWIEFKSSLEKKNKIPTLEHFSEWLYPIAENIRKLPKRNERFRQPVNFHRPQFSPNQQRPAEINNNRPMNRPPQPHNSHPMNTQTRPFNTRVRNVQRFFQPCPCCQGSHALYRCERFKNIPVHERLEIVVNSQQCQACLTSNNHSQNNCNAARECGIQGCRETHHQLLHTGDTVRMNYHQTIQNVYYQIVPVVLRNNNHTLETYAFLDAGSSLTLIEENTANKLHLNGVTDPLTLTWTQNLSVQENCSRRVSCMIKGMNEKKEHLLNGIRTVKNLQLPSQTLSGSILAARYPHLKGIKLSDYQKARPTVLIGLNHSHLLMPVGRKMGRPEEPMAIKTKLGWLIFGIDKICLSETNHLMIHKSEDLMTEMMRRYFSTEEFGVKPVKTVKSQALERAETIIEKTLKKTDGRYEVGLLWRDDNVILPNSYSNALHRLATQEKQLAKDPGLKNWLCKTFEEYQQKGYIRKLTKEELKRHSQKIFYIPHFVVVNKNKPIPKPRRDGIFIWSAPSIP